Proteins encoded by one window of Vibrio panuliri:
- a CDS encoding aldo/keto reductase: MKFKQIKDMNASAVGFGCWAIGGTWNNVTDDESIRAIKTAIDTGINFFDVAPVYGKGHAETVLGKALKDEKRESIIIATKCGLPWSQDERKKTRKDLTKESIFKEIDDSLTRLQTDYIDLYQVHWPDPNTPISETAEALAELKKQGKIRHVGVSNYSLDMTREMMAGVEVATFQGLYNLLEQNPEHYHNIPLQYRAREEALPFCKEHDLKYLPYSPLMQGLLTGTLKRSGNWDENDDRRNNPKLNGDAFEPYFNCVEELKVLAKEANIPLAHLAIHWLVAQEEVGPVIAGAYTQEQVRDNAAFAHSTSSIELLKRAEDIVAKWNLK; this comes from the coding sequence ATGAAATTCAAACAAATTAAAGACATGAATGCATCAGCAGTGGGCTTTGGCTGCTGGGCAATCGGCGGTACTTGGAACAATGTAACTGATGACGAGTCAATTCGCGCGATCAAAACCGCGATTGACACGGGTATTAACTTCTTCGATGTCGCGCCAGTTTACGGTAAAGGCCACGCTGAAACGGTACTAGGTAAAGCACTGAAAGATGAGAAGCGTGAATCAATCATCATCGCGACTAAATGCGGCCTACCATGGTCGCAAGATGAACGTAAGAAGACGCGTAAAGACCTCACAAAAGAGAGTATTTTTAAAGAGATTGATGACTCACTAACTCGTCTTCAAACCGATTATATCGACCTGTACCAAGTACATTGGCCAGACCCAAACACGCCAATTAGTGAGACAGCAGAAGCGTTAGCTGAGTTGAAAAAGCAAGGTAAGATCCGCCATGTTGGTGTGTCGAACTACTCTCTAGACATGACTCGCGAGATGATGGCGGGCGTAGAAGTCGCCACCTTCCAAGGCCTATACAACCTACTTGAGCAAAACCCAGAGCATTACCACAACATCCCGCTGCAATACCGCGCACGTGAAGAAGCTTTGCCGTTCTGTAAAGAGCATGATCTGAAGTACCTACCGTACTCGCCGTTAATGCAAGGTTTGCTAACGGGCACATTAAAGCGCAGTGGTAACTGGGACGAAAATGATGACCGTCGCAATAACCCGAAATTAAATGGTGATGCATTTGAACCATACTTCAACTGTGTTGAAGAGCTAAAAGTGCTAGCAAAAGAAGCCAACATTCCTCTTGCTCACCTTGCCATTCACTGGTTGGTTGCTCAAGAAGAAGTTGGCCCAGTGATTGCGGGGGCATACACACAAGAGCAAGTGCGAGACAACGCTGCCTTTGCTCACTCAACTTCAAGCATAGAATTACTTAAACGTGCAGAAGACATTGTAGCGAAGTGG